In the Verrucomicrobiia bacterium genome, one interval contains:
- a CDS encoding alpha/beta hydrolase, with translation MQERNSIILKNGNKLAFVTAGDETRPALLLLHGFPSSANTFRDILPVLAEEAYVIAPDLPGFGDSDVLEETSFDNLAQSVTELLKRLGVRERFIYLHDFGAPVGLRLAMDQPELVKGLIIQNANAHRTGFGPQWQATQEFWKNPTEKTEATATAHLTFEGVRDQYVSGVPDDIARKISPSVWEEDWRVMSLPGRLAANRALVADYGNYVKKFAQISEYLRSFQPPALMVWGRHDVFFDLAETVSWMEDLPRMEAHILDGGHFLLETHAAPASALMKAFIKKVNELPG, from the coding sequence ATGCAAGAAAGAAATTCTATCATCCTAAAAAATGGTAACAAATTGGCTTTTGTTACTGCTGGCGATGAAACCCGCCCGGCACTTTTACTGCTGCATGGCTTTCCCAGTTCGGCTAATACTTTTCGTGACATTTTGCCTGTGCTAGCTGAAGAAGCTTATGTGATTGCGCCAGATTTACCTGGTTTTGGCGATTCTGATGTGCTGGAGGAAACCTCGTTCGATAACTTAGCTCAGTCTGTAACGGAGCTGCTTAAGCGCTTAGGTGTTCGCGAACGCTTTATTTACTTGCATGATTTTGGCGCGCCGGTTGGGCTGCGCCTTGCCATGGATCAGCCTGAGCTGGTGAAAGGCTTGATTATACAAAACGCCAATGCACATCGCACCGGATTTGGGCCGCAGTGGCAGGCGACGCAGGAGTTCTGGAAGAACCCTACCGAAAAAACCGAAGCCACTGCCACCGCTCACCTCACCTTTGAAGGTGTGCGTGATCAATATGTGAGCGGCGTGCCGGACGATATTGCCCGCAAAATCTCGCCATCAGTCTGGGAAGAAGACTGGCGGGTGATGTCATTGCCAGGCAGATTGGCTGCCAACCGAGCACTTGTAGCCGACTACGGGAACTACGTTAAGAAGTTTGCCCAAATTTCCGAGTACCTTCGGTCATTTCAGCCACCGGCGCTCATGGTTTGGGGACGACACGATGTTTTCTTCGATCTTGCCGAGACGGTTTCCTGGATGGAAGATCTTCCGCGCATGGAGGCCCATATATTAGATGGCGGACACTTTTTGCTCGAAACGCATGCTGCGCCAGCTTCGGCATTGATGAAAGCATTTATTAAGAAGGTCAATGAGCTGCCGGGCTAG
- a CDS encoding D-alanyl-D-alanine carboxypeptidase produces the protein MRSNRNYHTRTYKPVKKPRRRLLFGSLVSIIPVVFLGYGMMTLGKDVAQPPPAVTVPSPEVSKPKKIQPLWPATGQAAIGSLEDGLLARSSPNEIARPIASMAKVITALAIMEKQPLELGQSGLPYTLTVEDVVNYHQYVAKNGSVVPVYEGMVLTQYQAMQAMLIVSGNNMADTLVKRIFGSMEAYTSYAQDMVQRMGLHQIVVADASGYSPATIGTPSEVVALGIAALKNPVIAEIVAQPEAWLPDIGHIKNTNKLLGTEGVIGIKTGTTDEAGSCLLFAARHTNKDGQNITIVGVVMGNPNLRSLYTDSRQLLTSVKHELGSVKTSSKEQDNAQ, from the coding sequence ATGAGATCAAACCGAAATTATCACACTCGCACTTATAAACCCGTCAAAAAGCCGCGTCGCCGACTATTATTTGGCAGCTTAGTGAGCATTATTCCGGTTGTGTTTCTTGGCTATGGCATGATGACGTTAGGAAAAGACGTTGCCCAACCTCCACCGGCAGTAACAGTTCCGTCACCCGAAGTTTCAAAACCCAAAAAAATACAGCCTCTCTGGCCAGCAACGGGGCAGGCAGCGATTGGCAGTCTAGAGGATGGCCTGCTGGCGCGTTCATCACCGAACGAAATAGCGCGCCCGATAGCCAGCATGGCAAAAGTTATCACTGCTTTAGCGATCATGGAAAAGCAACCGCTCGAGCTCGGCCAATCTGGCCTACCCTATACACTCACCGTCGAAGACGTAGTGAATTATCACCAGTATGTCGCCAAGAACGGCTCGGTAGTGCCAGTATATGAAGGCATGGTCCTCACTCAGTACCAAGCCATGCAGGCGATGCTGATTGTTTCGGGAAACAACATGGCCGACACTTTGGTCAAAAGGATATTTGGTTCGATGGAGGCATACACCTCGTACGCCCAAGACATGGTGCAGCGCATGGGACTCCACCAGATAGTTGTCGCCGACGCCAGTGGGTATAGCCCAGCCACAATAGGCACACCATCTGAAGTCGTTGCGCTCGGCATCGCAGCACTCAAAAATCCGGTAATTGCCGAAATCGTAGCACAACCAGAAGCCTGGCTTCCGGACATTGGCCACATAAAGAACACTAATAAACTACTTGGCACCGAAGGCGTAATTGGTATCAAAACCGGCACCACTGATGAAGCCGGTAGTTGCTTGTTGTTTGCCGCACGTCACACCAATAAAGATGGGCAAAATATAACAATCGTGGGGGTTGTTATGGGTAACCCCAATCTTCGCAGCCTCTACACAGATAGTCGGCAGTTGCTTACGTCAGTAAAGCATGAGTTAGGCTCGGTCAAGACTTCTTCTAAAGAACAAGACAACGCACAATAA